The genomic interval AAAACTGTGTCGTGCGGTGTAAGTGGTTATATGTTTAGAAATACCCAATTCTGCCCTAATTTGCTTCATCAATCTGTTGATGGTATTAACCGTATTATTGGTTTTCACTGCCTTTTGCAAAGCCGATTGTTCATCATTATAAAACGGAAAAATATAAGTATTAGGCAAACAAGGTTTTTGCCCCCAACGGCCTATAATTTCTTGGGCAATGGGGGGCAAATAGGCTTGAATCAAACGCGGATTGCTGCGGAGCTTGTTCGCGGTTTTTTGCCTCATAAATGTTAAGCGGTCGCCGTCTATATTGCTATACTTGAGATTGCATATATCTTTTACATTCATCCCATTGCATAGATACGAAAAGACCCACAAGTCTCGGGCGAATGCCTCTTTTCCTTGTGGGTCTTGGGGGGTGTAATGAATGATTTTCATAATATCGGCTAAGGGTAAGGCTTTTTTGACATTAACCGACTTTAAGGGCTGATATTTCTTTCGCCCAAAGGGGTAAAAGTCTTTGGAAACAATGCCGTCCGCGATGGCAGCATTGAAAATGGTGCGAATAGAGGTGGTATAAAAACCAGTAGAACCAGGCTTGAGACCTTTTTTGAGGAGCGCGTCCTCATATTTTTTTAAGAAGGCGGGGGTAATGTCTTCAAAATACAAGTTTGTGCCAGCATATTGCCGTAGCGAGTTGAGTGCGCCATTAAAACCCCATGCGGATTTGATGCGCCCTTCGTCC from Flexibacter flexilis DSM 6793 carries:
- a CDS encoding site-specific integrase, translated to SIKIVSIFIVNIMENTATIAVAIDKRRQKVDGTFPLKLRITFRKERQYISIDESVSLADWDKLKTASVRGEQLKKLKIKITAIEHKAQLILSTMGVFTFRRFIELYNGKSANAAVSRKVINYFQTFVDNLLDEGRIKSAWGFNGALNSLRQYAGTNLYFEDITPAFLKKYEDALLKKGLKPGSTGFYTTSIRTIFNAAIADGIVSKDFYPFGRKKYQPLKSVNVKKALPLADIMKIIHYTPQDPQGKEAFARDLWVFSYLCNGMNVKDICNLKYSNIDGDRLTFMRQKTANKLRSNPRLIQAYLPPIAQEIIGRWGQKPCLPNTYIFPFYNDEQSALQKAVKTNNTVNTINRLMKQIRAELGISKHITTYTARHSFSTVLKRSGASIEYISESLGHTNTIITEVYLASFEDDTRKEMSKRLLGE